The Streptococcus downei MFe28 DNA window CCGAGCCTTAAGAAGTATCTCCCACTGCTGGACCCTAGACTCCGGCCACTCGGCAACGACAAAGAGAAGTTTGGCCCCGTCAGCCATGAGGGTCCTCAGCCATTCAGGAAAACGGATATCATAGCAGATGACATTGCTGGCCTTGACGCCGTCCACTTGAAAATGGCTTTCTTGCTGACCAGCTGCCAAGTAACGGTCCTCCGCCATCAGGCCAAAGAGGTGGACCTTGTCGTAGCTGGTCAGGAGTTGACCGTCCTTGCCATAAACATATGTTCGGTTGAAAAATTGACCATTCTCCTCGACAGCCACCGAGCCACCAACAAGAGCAACCTTATGCTCTCTGGCAAACTGGCTGAGCAATCTTTGAGTTTGCTGACCCTCCTTATCCGCCAGCTGGGAGAGGTCAGCCAGGGCATAGCCCGTATTCCACATTTCGGGCAGAACAATGACATCAGGACTTTCTTGGACTGCCTGATGTAGGAGCTCCAAAACCTGCTGAAAGTTTTTTGAGGGCTGGCCAAAAGAAATAGCCATCTGAATCAGAGAAATACGCATAGAATACCACCCTTCAGGTCAAACTTGCCTCTATTTTAGCACAAAATATATTGTCTGATTATTCTGAACTTAAAAAAACTGGAAATTTTCTGTTAAAGAAGACCAAGCTCTCATGAACTTGGTCCGTGCTATCTAATTAGACTTGTCTAGGCTTGAAAAATTTTGAGGCCATTTTCTGTATCTTCTGCAATAATCTTATGCTGGCGATGCTTCCATGCCAAGACATAAGCATAGTAAAAATCACCGACACAACCGGCTGCATGAAAGGTGGCTAGGAAGAGATAGAATGGAGCCGTCAGCCAGCCTAGAGCTAGAAGAAGGGTTAGGAGGAGGCTATTGACAAGGAAAGGTGCCAAACCGATGACCATCATTTGACCTCTAGAATAGAGGGAACCTGGGCTGGTGGCATAGAACATGAAGGATTGCCAAATGACACCAAACTTGACCGTCTTATCAGGTTGAAAGAGCTTGAAAAAGATACCATGGATACCTTCATGCAAAATGAGGATAAGAGCCAAGAGAAAAAGGAGCAGGAAGGGATCCCAGAGATTAAAGCTAAAACGAATCTCTGGACTGCCAGTTATCAGACTGTAAATCCAAAGAAAGAAAAAGATAAAAGGGAATACAGCCAGGAAAGCAGCGACGTTCAGGCCCACAATCAGCCACTTATTATCCCTAACATTGATTTCTTGGAGTAGGGTCATAGGAATGTCCTCCTTTTCTAATGAACTTTTTGGGGGGGAGGTTGAAGTTGCATGAGATTTTAAAGTCAGTATTTCTTACAGTCGGGCAAAGAGTTTTAGTAAACGTTTTCAATTTTATTGTATATTATTGCGGCTTTCCTGACAAGGTCTAATAGGTATTCGGGGCAGAGTTTTTGCTTCGCCACTCTAGATTGCTTCATTAAGAATATTAAGGAACCTAGTTCTCGCTATTGCTCGAACTGGGTCAATGCCCCTAAGCTCTGCTCCGCAGTCGCTAAGGAAGTTTCGGAACGTAGATTTCACAATGTGAAATCTGCATCAATGTGCCTAAGCTTTACTTCGGCATTACTGCCTTATTTCGCTAAGGCACATAGAAAAAACCAAGCTCATCCAGGCTTGGTTCAAAATTACTGGATTGCTTCAATTGGTAGATTCATACCTTTCCAACCTTCAAGGGCACCTGAGAGTTCATAAGCCTCAAAGCCAGCTGATAATAAGATGAAAAGCGCTTGCTTACCTAGAGTCGTCCCACTATTCCAGTCATAAACTACATAGGTTTTACTTTTATCTAAACTCTCCAGTTGATTAGCTAGGTCTTTGGTAGGAATCGCCAGTGCTCCTTTAATCTGATCTTTTTTGACCTGAGCTGGTGCATTTCGTACATCTAAAATAACGTAGGGTGATTCTTCTGCTTCCATAGCTTTCAGCACTTCAAAATGGCTAATATAAAGGCTTAGGTAGGTTTCTAATAGTTCAAGTTTTGTCATTTTATTTCCTCCTTATGGCTTTAGCGATGGCTAAGAAGGTTGCCTTTTGGTTATCACTTAAATTGGCAATAACCGCCATTTCAACGGCACGCATTTCTTGCCACATCTCCTTCACGGCCTTTTTTCCTTTGGAAGTTAAGACCAAAATATTTTGTCGTCTATCCTTAGGGTTACGTTCCCTTGCAACAAAGTTCTTCTCTTCAAGCTGGTCAATCAACTGCCCAATCGTCGTCCTATCTAGGTTCAACTCCTCTCCCAGTTTTACCTGAGTTAAATTAGGATAGCTATGAATAGCGAGAAGAATCCCATAATAGCGAGAATCTCGGTAGTTTAATCCAATCTTTTCCAGCTGTTGAGCAAACTGACTGTCCATTTTCTGTGCAACTTTACTCAAGTTATAACCCCAAGAATTTTCTACTATCAAAACTTAATCACCCTTTCTGATTATCAGTAAAACTGATTATATAGTTTTAATAGAACTTTGTCAAATTACGGAACCTAGTTCTCGCCACTGCTCGAACTGCATCAATATCTCTCGCCTTCGTTGAAATCAACTCACCTCGTTAAGAGCTATAGAAAAACCAAGCTCGATTGAACTTGGTCATTAGTCTCTATTTCATATTAAGAATAGACTTAAAGCTTGTCGGCTACGGCGTCCAGGAGGGCTTGGATGGCAGAAGGCTCTGAACCACCTGCCATGGCCATGTCTGGTTTACCGCCACCACGGCCACTGACGATTGGAGCCAGCTCCTTAATCAGCTTACCAGCTGGTACAGCCTTGTCCTTGCTGGCAACCAGGACATTAACCTTTTGGCCAATAGCTGCAGCCAGGACGAGAACGTCGGAGTAATCGGCTTGCTTCCACTTATCCGCAAAGGTCCGTAGGGCTCCGGCATCAGAGACTTGGACTTGGCTGGCGATATAGCGGTGGCCAGCTGCTTCCTTAACATCCTTGAAGACATCGCCTGCAGCAGCTGCAGCTGCCTTTTCTTTGAGCTCTGCTACTTCTTTTTGCAGGTCACGGTTAGCTTCATTGAGACTGGCAACCTTGGCTGGTACTTGTTCTAACTGAGGGACCTTGAGGGTAGCTGCTACCTTCTTGAGGGCATCTTCTTGCTTGCGGAAGGCTTCAAAGGCTTGCTGACCAGTCAGGGCTAGAATCCGACGGGTCCCTGAACCGATACCTTCTTCCTTGACAATCTTGAAGAGGCCAATTTCCGAGGTATTACCCAAGTGAGTACCCCCACAAAGCTCAATGGAATAGTCGCCAATCATAACCACTCGGACTTCCTTGCCATATTTTTGACCAAAGAGGGCCATAGCACCCATTTCCTTAGCGGTATCAATATCGGTTTCAATGGTCTTAACCGCTACGGCCTGCCAGATTTGCTGGTTGACTTCTTCTTCAATGCGACGGAGCTCTTGAGCAGTCACAGCTTCAAAATGGGTGAAGTCAAAGCGCAGGAATTCTTCCTCATTGAGGGAACCAGCTTGGGTAGCATGGTTGCCGATAACCTTGTGGAGGGCGGCGTGGAGGAGGTGGGTCGCCGTGTGGTTCTTTTCAACCGCATAGCGACGCTTGTGGTCAATTTCCAAGTGGTAGGTTTGACCAACTTGTAAGTCAGCCAAGAGCTCAACCTTGTGAAGGGCTTGACCATTTGGGGCCTTTTGGACATCGAGGACACGAGCTAGAACTTGGCCAGCTTTGTCCTGAATGTCACCCTTGTCAGCTACCTGACCACCCATTTCTGCATAGAAGGGGGTCTCCTTAAAGACCAGGAGGGCCTCTTGTCCCGTCTCAGCCTCTTGGACACGCTTATTATCAACGATGATGACTGAAAGGCTGGAGTCCAGAGCCTCTTTTTCATAGCTGAATGTAGACTCTTCTACGATTCCTGCTAGGGTCTCATTTTGCATCCCCATGGAACTACCCTTGACAACGGCTGCCCGAGCCCGTTCTTGCTGTTCCTTCATGGCTGCTTGGAAACCAGCATGGTCAATCTTATAGCCCTTATCCTGGGCCATTTCTTCGGTCAATTCAACCGGGAAACCATAAGTATCGTAGAGTTTGAAGATGTCCTTACCTTCTAGGGTGTCCTTGCCGTCTGCCTTGAGTTGGGCCAGGAGCTCTTCGAGGTGACCGGTACCCGCATCAATGGTTCGGGCGAAGGTTTCCTCTTCACGTTTGACAATCTTTTGGATGAAGTCTTGCTTTTCCAGAATTTCTGGGTAGTAGGATTCCATGATTTTTCCAACCGTTGGCACCAACTTGTAGAGGAAGGTTTCTTTGATGCCCAACTTGCGACCGTGCATGACTGCCCGGCGAAGGAGACGGCGGAGAACATAGCCTCGGCCTTCATTTCCTGGTAGGGCCCCATCACCGATGGCAAAGCTGAGGGCCCGAATGTGGTCAGCCACCACTTTGAAGCTCATATTGTCGCCATCGGGATCATAGGTCTTGCCAGACAGCTTTTCAACTTTGCGAATAATAGGCATGAAGAGGTCGGTTTCAAAGTTGGTCTTAGCCCCCTGCATAACGGCAGCCAGACGTTCCAGACCAGCCCCCGTATCAATGTTTTTACTTGGCAGCTCTTGGTAGTCCTTACGGTCCAATTTTGGATCCGCATTGAATTGGGAAAGAACGATGTTCCAGATTTCAATGTAGCGATCATTTTCAATATCTTCCGCCAAGAGCTTAAGACCGACATGGTCTGGGTCAAAGTCCTCACCGCGGTCAAAGAAGATTTCCGTATCAGGT harbors:
- a CDS encoding MarR family winged helix-turn-helix transcriptional regulator — translated: MIVENSWGYNLSKVAQKMDSQFAQQLEKIGLNYRDSRYYGILLAIHSYPNLTQVKLGEELNLDRTTIGQLIDQLEEKNFVARERNPKDRRQNILVLTSKGKKAVKEMWQEMRAVEMAVIANLSDNQKATFLAIAKAIRRK
- a CDS encoding carbon-nitrogen family hydrolase, translated to MRISLIQMAISFGQPSKNFQQVLELLHQAVQESPDVIVLPEMWNTGYALADLSQLADKEGQQTQRLLSQFAREHKVALVGGSVAVEENGQFFNRTYVYGKDGQLLTSYDKVHLFGLMAEDRYLAAGQQESHFQVDGVKASNVICYDIRFPEWLRTLMADGAKLLFVVAEWPESRVQQWEILLKARAVENQAFVVAVNRVGDDPDNHFNGHSLVIDPLGRVILQASDDAEGIFTTDVDLSQVEQVRGHIPVFDDRRPDLYH
- the alaS gene encoding alanine--tRNA ligase, with translation MKQLSSAQIRQMWLDFWKSKGHAVEPSANLVPVNDPTLLWINSGVATLKKYFDGSVTPENPRITNAQKSIRTNDIENVGKTARHHTMFEMLGNFSIGDYFRDQAIEWGYELLTSPDWFDLPKDKLFVTYYPDDKDTYNRWIACGMEASHMVPIEDNFWEIGAGPSGPDTEIFFDRGEDFDPDHVGLKLLAEDIENDRYIEIWNIVLSQFNADPKLDRKDYQELPSKNIDTGAGLERLAAVMQGAKTNFETDLFMPIIRKVEKLSGKTYDPDGDNMSFKVVADHIRALSFAIGDGALPGNEGRGYVLRRLLRRAVMHGRKLGIKETFLYKLVPTVGKIMESYYPEILEKQDFIQKIVKREEETFARTIDAGTGHLEELLAQLKADGKDTLEGKDIFKLYDTYGFPVELTEEMAQDKGYKIDHAGFQAAMKEQQERARAAVVKGSSMGMQNETLAGIVEESTFSYEKEALDSSLSVIIVDNKRVQEAETGQEALLVFKETPFYAEMGGQVADKGDIQDKAGQVLARVLDVQKAPNGQALHKVELLADLQVGQTYHLEIDHKRRYAVEKNHTATHLLHAALHKVIGNHATQAGSLNEEEFLRFDFTHFEAVTAQELRRIEEEVNQQIWQAVAVKTIETDIDTAKEMGAMALFGQKYGKEVRVVMIGDYSIELCGGTHLGNTSEIGLFKIVKEEGIGSGTRRILALTGQQAFEAFRKQEDALKKVAATLKVPQLEQVPAKVASLNEANRDLQKEVAELKEKAAAAAAGDVFKDVKEAAGHRYIASQVQVSDAGALRTFADKWKQADYSDVLVLAAAIGQKVNVLVASKDKAVPAGKLIKELAPIVSGRGGGKPDMAMAGGSEPSAIQALLDAVADKL
- a CDS encoding rhodanese-like domain-containing protein, which encodes MTKLELLETYLSLYISHFEVLKAMEAEESPYVILDVRNAPAQVKKDQIKGALAIPTKDLANQLESLDKSKTYVVYDWNSGTTLGKQALFILLSAGFEAYELSGALEGWKGMNLPIEAIQ
- a CDS encoding DUF3267 domain-containing protein, producing the protein MTLLQEINVRDNKWLIVGLNVAAFLAVFPFIFFFLWIYSLITGSPEIRFSFNLWDPFLLLFLLALILILHEGIHGIFFKLFQPDKTVKFGVIWQSFMFYATSPGSLYSRGQMMVIGLAPFLVNSLLLTLLLALGWLTAPFYLFLATFHAAGCVGDFYYAYVLAWKHRQHKIIAEDTENGLKIFQA